AATTAAGAGTAACATCGCTTACAAGCTTGTTTAAAACTATTAGCATTATGAGAAACATTTCAGGCGCATTTTTTATAATTTCACATGTTGAATTAATGCAAGAATTTTGATAGATTATTTAAAAGGATTAAATGACGCACAACGTGCACCAGTACTGCAAAAGGACGGTGCAATGATTGTGATAGCAGGTGCCGGATCTGGTAAAACAAGAGTGCTTACCATGCGTATAGCACACTTAATGAAAAATGGGGTAGACCCATTTAATATTTTGTCGCTTACGTTTACTAACAAAGCGGCAAAAGAAATGAAGAAACGTATTTCTGAAATTGTTGGCGCCAGTGAAGCTAAGAATTTATGGATGGGAACCTTTCACTCCATATTTGCAAAGATTTTAAGATTTGAAGCAGATAAGTTAGGATATCCTTCTAACTTCACTATTTATGACACTCAAGACTCTCAAAGTCTTATTCGTGCCATAATAAAAGAAATGCATCTTGATAAAGATGTGTATAAATACAAACAGGTTTACTCTCGCATTTCATCTTATAAAAACAGTTTAATTACAGTTAAGGCGTATTTTCAAAACCCAGAATTAATTGAAGCAGATGCGATGGCAAAACGCCCAAGATTAGGCGATATATACAAGGAGTATGTAGAGCGTTGCTTTAAAGCAGGCGCTATGGATTTTGATGATTTGTTATTAAGAACCAATGAGCTTTTAAATAGGTTTCCTGAAGTGCTTAATAAATATCAAAACCGTTTTAAATATATATTGGTAGATGAGTACCAGGATACAAACCACTCTCAGTATCTTATTGTTAGAGCACTTTCAGATAAATTTCAGAATATTTGTGTGGTAGGAGATGATGCGCAAAGTATTTACGCCTTTAGAGGTGCCAATATTAATAACATTCTAAACTTTCAACGGGATTATGATAATGTTGAAATGTACCGACTAGAGCAAAATTACAGATCAACAAAGAACATTGTAAACGCTGCAAATTCTATCATAGATAAAAACAAAACCAAACTAGATAAAGTTGTTTGGACTGCTAATGATGAAGGTCCTAAAATTCGTGTAAATAGACTTATAAATGACGGTGAAGAAGGCCGTTTTGTTGCAAGTTCTATTTTTGAGAATAAAATGGAACACCAATTAAGAAATGGTCAATTTGCAATTCTTTACCGTACAAATGCGCAATCTAGAGCAATGGAAGATGCGTTGCGTAAAAAAGATATTCCTTATAGGATTTACGGTGGTTTGTCATTTTACCAGCGTAAGGAAATTAAAGATGTAATTTCATACTTACGTCTTATTGCAAACCCTAATGATGAAGAAGCCTTAAAACGTGTAATAAATTATCCAACTCGTGGTATAGGACAAACTACTATAGATAAAGTTGCTATTGCTGCCAACCACTACAAACGCTCTATGTTTGAGGTTATGGCTAATATAGACAAAGTAGATATTGGCGTAAATACAGGAACTAAAAACAAGCTTAAGAATTTTGTGAATATGATTCACCATTTCCAAATTCTTAATAAAGAAAGCGATGCGTTTAGTGTAGCAGAAGCTGTTGCAAAAAAAACAGGTTTAATTCAGGATCTTAAAAAAGATGGCACTCCAGAAGGTGTTGCACGTATTGAGAATGTTGAAGAACTCTTAAATGGTATTAAAGATTTTGTTGAAGGCCAAGTAGAACTAGCCGATGCAACAGGAAGTCTTGCCGAGTTTTTAGAAGATATTGCACTTGCTACAGATATGGATAAAGAGGTAGGAGATGATGATCGTGTTGCACTTATGACCATTCACTTAGCCAAAGGATTAGAGTTTCCTTATGTATACATAGTTGGTATGGAAGAAGACTTATTTCCTAGTGCTATGAGTATGAATACAAGGTCTGAACTTGAGGAAGAACGTCGTTTATTTTATGTAGCACTCACTAGAGCAGAAAAACAAGCCTATTTAACCTACACACAAAGTAGATACCGTTGGGGAAAGTTAATAGATGCTGAACCTAGTAGATTTATTGAGGAAATAGATGAACAGTATATTGACTGGATGATACCTCAAGACGATTATAAGTATAAACCACTTGTTAGCCCAGATCTTTGGGGAGACGTAGATAAGAGTAAATTTAGACAAACAAAACCTAAAAAGGGAACGCCACCACCAAGTCACAAACCTACAGATGAGCAATTAAGAAAACTTAGAAGGTTAAGACCTACAGATGCTTCTAAAGAAGTTCAAAAAGCGGCACCAATTTCTTTATCTGAAGGACAAATGGTAGAGCATATGCGCTTTGGTAAAGGAAAAGTTATTAAAATTGAAGGCGTTGGCCAAGATAAAAAAGCAGAAATAGATTTTGAAAACGGCGGTCTTAAAAAACTGTTGTTACGTTTTGCAAAACTTAAAATGTTAGACTAACTACTAATACAACTCAACATGAATTATATTTTATTTGATGGTGCTCACAGAGATAGTTTATTACCTTTTACATATACAAGGCCAGTTGCCGAAATACGTATAGGAATATTAACTATTAGAGAAAAATGGGAACAGTATTTAGGCATTACTACTACAACAGTTACCGAAGATTATTTGTCTAAAAAATGGCCTATGGTAGAGATGGAACACAATATTATGATTAGTGCTTCCTATTTACCAAATCCTAATCTTGTAGAGCAGATTAAAAAGTTAAAAGTAGGACAAGCTCTTGTTCATGATACAGAGATTGTTGCTTTCTATACATTAGAGGATGAGGAAAAAGACCTGGAAGACTATCAAACTATTGAAATAGATTCTGCACCAATTACCGTTAAACACACTTGGGATATATTCTCCAAAAATGGTGATGCAATTAAAGAAGATTATAACTTAATTACAGAAGACAGATCTTCTCAACCACTGTCGTCTTCTGTATTTGCAGTAAACCCTAACAATATATTTATTGAAGAAGGTGCTAAAGTTTTTAATGTGTCATTAAATGCTGAAAACGGACCTATTTATATAGGTAAAGATGCAGAAGTGATGGAAGGCTCAATTATACGAGGTCCTTTTGCATTATGTGAACACGCAAGCACTAAACTTGGTACTAAAATATATGGACCGACAACTGTAGGACCACATAGTAAAGTAGGTGGAGAAGTTAATAACTCTGTTATATTTAGTTACAGTAATAAAGGCCACGATGGTTTTTTAGGGAATTCTGTGTTGGGAGAATGGTGTAATATAGGTGCAGACAGTAACAACTCTAACCTTAAAAATAATTACGCAGAAGTAAGACTGTGGAGCTATGAAACAGAAGGATTTGCAAAGACAGGACTTCAGTTTTGTGGATTAATGATGGGAGATCATTCTAAATGTGGAATAAACACAATGTTTAATACGGGTACAGTAGTAGGAGTAAGCTCTAATATCTTTGGCGCTGGTTTTCCTCGTAATTTTGTACCAAGTTTTAGTTGGGGTGGCAGTGCAGGAACACAAACCTATTTAACTAAAAAAGCTTTTGAAGTTGCTGAAATTGTGATGAAACGAAGAGAGATAGAATTTTCTGATGATGATAAAGCAATTTTAGAACACGTGTTCGAAGAAACGGCTAAGTTTAGAAGATCCTAAGTGGTTACCTAACCACTTTTTATTTGATCTTGTTTAAGATTGAAATGCTGAAGCTTAGTACCATTCTCTTGTAAAGAGCTTTATTAGAGTTTGTATGTCTAACGTGACAATAAACCTAATCTTTTCATCGTAGTTGTCTTGAGCAATTTCCCAACCATTATTTGAATATACAGGAAAAAATATTTCAAAATAATCTGCAACTAAGCTTGCTCGTACACCAGTGTCATAAACAAATTTTGGATTACTACCTCTATTTTTAATTAAGCCTGCATCACCATATGCAAATATCCATTTCCAGATGTTTGTGCTTCCATTTAATGTTGTCATCCATTGGTTTGCAAATGCAGGTTCTAGTTTAGACTTAAAGAAACCTTCTGCAGGTATAATTTGTTGGCTAAATAATCCAGATTCTTCACTACGGCCATAATAATTATAGTCGAACAGATAATCTGTTGGCCTGTCTAAAGCAAAGCTAAAGTAGTCTGAGTTAGTGTTGTCATTATATAAAAAAGCTCCAGCAAACACTCTTAAATTAAGTTGCCTGTTATTAAGGAACAACTTTCTATAAGTGGCACTGGCAGAAATCTTACTAAAACTATCAGATAATTGGTAATCTACATAACCCGAAAAATAATTAACTAGGTTAGGGTTACTATAAATATATCTTGCATTAAAAACACCGTAATCTGGCTCATCTACAACGTTTAATTGATCTCTATCTCTTTCAACAGCAACATACCTAAAATTAAGGCGTTGCTTTTCATTATTTCTTAAGTAGGTATCTCTAAAATAAAAGGTTAAGTATGGTGTATATTTTCTATAAAATAAATCATTTGCATAAGAGAATGTAGTACCGCCAACACCATAGCGTACAGCATTTAAATTACTATTGTCAAAATAATGTGTGTTATAGATAGATGCTGAACCAACAATAGTATTACTTCCAAATCCATATTTAGGAGATATTTTGTAGGCTAGATTTTTACTTAATACAGCTTTGTTATACATTTTTAAACCAATAGCTACACCATCATAAATGTTATAATCAAATTCTGGAATAAAGAATGTTTGTGCATATTTGGGATCTTCAATATCCTGTAAAAGTCTAAATTGTATTGGTTTTGCAGTTAGCTTAGATACACTTTTATAATTATCACGCTGATTAAATTCAGGGATTATGCCTTCATAGTTTAAAGCAACACGCTCACTACTGTCTCTAGGTATTGTAACTGTTTGTGTTCCTAAAAAGGGTTCTACCCAATCTTTGGTTATTACTCTGCCATCTTTAATACCATAAAGAGACACAGGCATTTTAGCATTTCTTTTATTCTTTATTGTTACGGTAAGCGAGTCTTTAGTTTTCTTTACACGCTTTATTCTAAAATCTATTTTTTTGTTAGTTCCTACATAGTCTTCAAAATACCAAGATAAATCTTTGGAAGCGTTCTTCTGTAACAACGTCATGAAATCTGTTGAAGAAACTTCTTTTAGCTTAAAGTTTTGGTAAAACTCCTTCATTGTAATCTTCACCTCTTCAGTACCTAAGTAATCTTCAAGATACTCGAAACCTGTTCCAGACTTATAAGCGTTTGCTATATTCTGATTAAACTTTACCAATGAATCTGTAGGCGTAGTTAAAGCTTGATCTAAATTCATACGAGCCATATTCATAAACAAATATGGGTATTGGTCATTAAACTCTAACTCTGCTGCGTGAAACCAACGTATTCCAAAAAAATCACTTAAACTACCTAAGAGTTTCATTTTTGGGTAATACCTATCTACATAATCCATAAGGATTTTAATATGTATACCATCGTGCACCCACTTTTCTTCTCTTGGGTTTAGTAGGAGAGTGTTTTCTAGGTAATTGTTGGTTATGGTTTTTAATAACTTAATTTCATATTGAAAACCATCTGGAAAGGGATTGATAAAATCTGGTAATTGATTTAAGCCATATACTGGGTTGGCTAAATAGTCTTCATTAGTGACAAGTATCTTTTCGTGAGGGTAAGAACCTAATTCTGTATCTAAATAAGATAATATTCTATCTACGGCTAGCGCTTTTGCTTCTTCTGGTAAATCATCATCATCTATATTTGTTTCAATAGAGGTGTAGTCTGTAATAATTTTATCAAAAGTGTTCTCACTCGTTATATACAGTTTGTTCTCAATCCTATTATTTCCTGTAAGTGTTACAATTTTCTTGTCACCATCAACACGTTCAGAAGTATTTAAAGAAGAAGTAACAACCTTATCGTTGGCGACTTCTATAGTTATGGTGATGTTGCTTTTAGGCACAAATTGATCATCTAAATTCTTATGGCTGTAAGCTTTCCACTCTGTAGTATAAACAGAAGGTCTTATATACCAATATCTAAGCTTTAAATCACCATTTTCATAAAAACCATAGCGTGTAAATTTTTCGTCGGGTATTTTAACAGTGTACGTTAATTTAAACTCGAACGAAGCGTTTGGCGCAAGTGGTGTAGGTAAAGTCACCTTAATAATGTCCTGCTTGTCTTTAGGACGTTCCCAAACTAAATCTTGAGACCTAGAGTTTGTTAACTTATGAATAGTGGTATGACCACGTTCTTCTGGCTTGGCAAAATAAAATCTTCGCAGATAGTCTTCTGAAAAACGTTTACCTAATGGTGTTGTTTTATCTGAAAAGCTATTGGCCCAATCTAAAAGGTATATTTCAGATAAAGAATCTGCAGAGGTGTTTACAAAGGTTAGCTCTTGCTGTATTTCTAATTGATGCAAGTCATCATTTAATTTAACATTAAGAGACGTAGCATGTTGTGCAAATAAACTATTTACAGAAGCTACTAAACAAAAAAAGAGGAGAATTTTCCTAATACTCAAAGTGAATTATTTAATCTAAAACCAGTTACTTACTTAACAATACATATGCCATATATGATGATATACGGTATTTTTAGAAGTTAGGACTTAAATTAAACTCATCGTAGAATTTATCTAGGATATCTAAGACTTCGTCTGCGGTGTCTACAACTTGCACAAGGTCCATGTCATGTGCACTAATATTTTGAAAGCTGTCTAACAAGGTATTACGAACCCAATCTACTAAACCACTCCAAAAATCTGTACCAACCAATATTATTGGGAATTTTTGAATTTTAGTAGTTTGTATTAATGTTATTGCTTCAAAAAGTTCATCTAGAGTTCCAAAACCACCTGGCATAACCACGAAACCTTGTGAGTATTTTACAAACATTACTTTTCTTACAAAGAAGTAATCAAAATCTAAACTCTTGTCTGAGTCTATATAAGGATTGTCATGTTGTTCAAAAGGTAAATCTATATTTAACCCTACAGATGTACCGCCAGCTAGGTGCGCACCTTTATTACCAGCTTCCATAATTCCTGGTCCACCACCAGTAATAACACCATAACCGTGTTGTACAATTTTCTCTGCAACATCAACTGCTAGCTTATAATACTTATGGTCTGGTTTTGTACGAGCAGATCCAAATATAGAAACACAAGGTCCTATCTGGCTCATGCGTTCAAATCCATTTACAAATTCACCCATTATCTTGAACAGAGCCCAAGAATCATTTGTTTTTATCTCATTCCAACCTTTATGGTGTTGTTCGTTTGTCATATCAAAAAAAATCTGTTTCAAAAGGCACTAACCACAACTCTATGGAAACGTAACCTTGCGTCTTACATCATATCTAACGCCAAACTTAAGCATTGTTTTATAATTAACACTTTACTGTCTCATAGTTTTTTGAGGTATTCCTATTAAATTTTAAGATTGAATTTTAATTGTTAGTTAAAATTATATTAATTGATTTTTGAAGTGTTGAAAGCCTTTATTAATCACGTATTTTTAAGTAAAACTTAACTATGAAATATATAACAACATTACTTTGTTTTGCAGTGTTAATGAGCTGTAAATCTAAACTTAGCAAAGAGGAAAAAGAAACTATTGCAGAAACAGCATCGCCAGTTACGGTTGAAACCGCAATAGGTCCATTAACACTTGAAGCTCCATTCTCCAGTAAATCTGTAACAAAAAACAGTAAAGTAATTGCTTGGCCAGAAGGCCAAACACCACTTGCTCCAGAAGGATTTAAGGTCACTCGTTTTGCAGATGAGTTAGAACACCCAAGATGGACTTACATTGCGCCAAATAACGATATTTTCGTAACAGAAAGTAACACTAAAAATAGTGCTAATAGAATTTCACTTTTAAGAGATAATGATAACGATGGTGAAATAGATGAACGTTTTGTTTTTAAGGAAGGCTTAAATCAACCTTTTGGTATGCTTATTATTAATGATACATTTTATGTAGCTAATACAGATGGCTTGTACAGTTTTCCATACACCGAAGGTGATACTAGTTTAAAAGGTGAAGGTACTAAGATTGTTGAGCTTTCAGCTAGTGGTTATAACAACCATTGGACACGAAATATTATCACTAATAAAGCTAAGGACAAAATATACATCTCTGTTGGTTCTGCTAGTAATGTAGGAGAGCAAGGCATGGAAAAAGAAGACCGTCGTGCTACAATTCTAGAAGTTAACCTAGACGGCTCTGGTGAAATTACTTATGCAAGTGGATTAAGAAACCCAGTTGGAATGGATTGGAATCCTGTTACCGGAGAATTATGGACAGCAGTAAACGAACGTGATAAGTTAGGAAACAACCTTGTACCAGATTATATTACAAGTGTAAAAAAAGGTGGTTGGTACGGCTGGCCTTATAGCTATTATGGACAAATAAATGATCCTAGATGGAAAGACGAACCACACCAAGATTTGGTAGATAAAGCAATAATGCCAGATGTTCCTGTTGGTAACCATACCGCATCTTTAGGTTTAACATTTTATACGGCAGATCAATTTCCTGAAACATATAAAAATGGTGCATTTGTAGGCCAACACGGTTCTTGGAATAGAGCAGAATTTTCTGGATACAAAGTACTGTATGTTCCATTTAACAATGGTAAGCCCCAAAAACCACAAGACTTTTTAACTGGCTTTATTGCTTCAGAAGAAGAAAGTACGGTGTATGGTCGTCCTGTTTGTGTAGCTGTAGCGCCAGATGGTAGCCTTTTAGTAAATGATGATGATGCAGGAATCATCTGGAAAGTTTCAGCTAAATAGATTTATAATCGATACCATATTACCATAGGTTAATTAATGTTGTTAAACTTCAACTAAAGCCTTATAAACAAAAGGCTATGGTAAAATAACAACGTATTTTTAAAGTAAAATTATAAATAATTATATGAGTACTATAAAAGCATACGGCGCAAAGAGTAGTGATGCCGATTTAAAAGAAATGACTATTGAACGTAGAGACGTTACAGATCGCGATGTAAAAATTGAGATTTCCTACTGCGGTGTTTGTCATAGTGATATACATACAGTAAGAAACGATTGGGGTGGCTCTAAATATCCTGTTGTTCCAGGACATGAAATTATTGGTCGCGTTATAGAAGTAGGAAGTGATGTTTCTAACTTTAAAAAAGGCGAGCTAGTAGGAGTAGGCTGTATGGTAGATTCTTGTAGAGAGTGTAGTGCTTGTAAAGACGATCTTGAACAATTTTGTGAAGAAGGAATGGTTGGCACATATAACGGTAAGGATAAGCACTTAGGTGGACATACCTTTGGTGGCTATTCTGAAACTATTGTTGTAGATAAATATTACGTACTTAAAGTACCAGAAAACTTAGACGAAAAAGCAGTAGCACCTTTACTATGTGCAGGAATAACAACGTATTCTCCTTTAAAACATTGGAATGTAAAGAAAGGTGATAAAGTAGGAGTTATAGGTCTTGGTGGTTTAGGTCATATGGGTATTAAAATAGCTGCAGCAATGGGAGCAGAAGTTGTAATGATTACAACATCACCTTCTAAAGCAGATGATGCAAAGCGTTTAGGCGCATCTTCAGTCTTAATCTCAAAGAATGAAGACGATATGAAAAAGCACAAAGGATCTTTTGATTTCTTGTTGAATACGGTTCCTGTAAAACACGATATTAATCCTTATATACAATTATTAAAACGTGATTCTACAATGTGTATGGTAGGTGCCATTGAACCTTTAGAGCCAATGCATGGTGGCGGATTAATAATGGGACGTAAGCGTGTTGCTGGTTCTCTTATTGGAGGTATTAAAGAAACACAGGAAATGTTAGATTTTTGTGGAGAACATAATATTGTGAGTGATGTAGAAATGATAGATATGGATACTATTAACACTGCTTACGAAAGAGTTACAAACTCAGATGTGAAATACCGTTTTGTAATCGATATGCAATCCTTGAAAAATTAATTTTTGTTATTGAATTAATTAAGCCGGTAAGTCTTACTTATCGGCTTTTTTAGTTCTTAATGATAGTTATATTTAAAATCGTACAGGTATAGCAAAACATAAAATAAGCACCTACATTTGTTAAGCCTTAAAAGAAAGGAATCTTTTAAGGCTTTATTATTTTGTAATGAAAAGTAATCCGCTTCTTATAATTGTTGCTTTCTTCTCAATCTATGTATTTTGGGGCTCTACCT
This region of Croceibacter atlanticus HTCC2559 genomic DNA includes:
- a CDS encoding ATP-dependent helicase, which translates into the protein MIDYLKGLNDAQRAPVLQKDGAMIVIAGAGSGKTRVLTMRIAHLMKNGVDPFNILSLTFTNKAAKEMKKRISEIVGASEAKNLWMGTFHSIFAKILRFEADKLGYPSNFTIYDTQDSQSLIRAIIKEMHLDKDVYKYKQVYSRISSYKNSLITVKAYFQNPELIEADAMAKRPRLGDIYKEYVERCFKAGAMDFDDLLLRTNELLNRFPEVLNKYQNRFKYILVDEYQDTNHSQYLIVRALSDKFQNICVVGDDAQSIYAFRGANINNILNFQRDYDNVEMYRLEQNYRSTKNIVNAANSIIDKNKTKLDKVVWTANDEGPKIRVNRLINDGEEGRFVASSIFENKMEHQLRNGQFAILYRTNAQSRAMEDALRKKDIPYRIYGGLSFYQRKEIKDVISYLRLIANPNDEEALKRVINYPTRGIGQTTIDKVAIAANHYKRSMFEVMANIDKVDIGVNTGTKNKLKNFVNMIHHFQILNKESDAFSVAEAVAKKTGLIQDLKKDGTPEGVARIENVEELLNGIKDFVEGQVELADATGSLAEFLEDIALATDMDKEVGDDDRVALMTIHLAKGLEFPYVYIVGMEEDLFPSAMSMNTRSELEEERRLFYVALTRAEKQAYLTYTQSRYRWGKLIDAEPSRFIEEIDEQYIDWMIPQDDYKYKPLVSPDLWGDVDKSKFRQTKPKKGTPPPSHKPTDEQLRKLRRLRPTDASKEVQKAAPISLSEGQMVEHMRFGKGKVIKIEGVGQDKKAEIDFENGGLKKLLLRFAKLKMLD
- a CDS encoding PQQ-dependent sugar dehydrogenase, with amino-acid sequence MKYITTLLCFAVLMSCKSKLSKEEKETIAETASPVTVETAIGPLTLEAPFSSKSVTKNSKVIAWPEGQTPLAPEGFKVTRFADELEHPRWTYIAPNNDIFVTESNTKNSANRISLLRDNDNDGEIDERFVFKEGLNQPFGMLIINDTFYVANTDGLYSFPYTEGDTSLKGEGTKIVELSASGYNNHWTRNIITNKAKDKIYISVGSASNVGEQGMEKEDRRATILEVNLDGSGEITYASGLRNPVGMDWNPVTGELWTAVNERDKLGNNLVPDYITSVKKGGWYGWPYSYYGQINDPRWKDEPHQDLVDKAIMPDVPVGNHTASLGLTFYTADQFPETYKNGAFVGQHGSWNRAEFSGYKVLYVPFNNGKPQKPQDFLTGFIASEEESTVYGRPVCVAVAPDGSLLVNDDDAGIIWKVSAK
- a CDS encoding NAD(P)-dependent alcohol dehydrogenase → MSTIKAYGAKSSDADLKEMTIERRDVTDRDVKIEISYCGVCHSDIHTVRNDWGGSKYPVVPGHEIIGRVIEVGSDVSNFKKGELVGVGCMVDSCRECSACKDDLEQFCEEGMVGTYNGKDKHLGGHTFGGYSETIVVDKYYVLKVPENLDEKAVAPLLCAGITTYSPLKHWNVKKGDKVGVIGLGGLGHMGIKIAAAMGAEVVMITTSPSKADDAKRLGASSVLISKNEDDMKKHKGSFDFLLNTVPVKHDINPYIQLLKRDSTMCMVGAIEPLEPMHGGGLIMGRKRVAGSLIGGIKETQEMLDFCGEHNIVSDVEMIDMDTINTAYERVTNSDVKYRFVIDMQSLKN
- a CDS encoding gluzincin family metallopeptidase, translated to MSIRKILLFFCLVASVNSLFAQHATSLNVKLNDDLHQLEIQQELTFVNTSADSLSEIYLLDWANSFSDKTTPLGKRFSEDYLRRFYFAKPEERGHTTIHKLTNSRSQDLVWERPKDKQDIIKVTLPTPLAPNASFEFKLTYTVKIPDEKFTRYGFYENGDLKLRYWYIRPSVYTTEWKAYSHKNLDDQFVPKSNITITIEVANDKVVTSSLNTSERVDGDKKIVTLTGNNRIENKLYITSENTFDKIITDYTSIETNIDDDDLPEEAKALAVDRILSYLDTELGSYPHEKILVTNEDYLANPVYGLNQLPDFINPFPDGFQYEIKLLKTITNNYLENTLLLNPREEKWVHDGIHIKILMDYVDRYYPKMKLLGSLSDFFGIRWFHAAELEFNDQYPYLFMNMARMNLDQALTTPTDSLVKFNQNIANAYKSGTGFEYLEDYLGTEEVKITMKEFYQNFKLKEVSSTDFMTLLQKNASKDLSWYFEDYVGTNKKIDFRIKRVKKTKDSLTVTIKNKRNAKMPVSLYGIKDGRVITKDWVEPFLGTQTVTIPRDSSERVALNYEGIIPEFNQRDNYKSVSKLTAKPIQFRLLQDIEDPKYAQTFFIPEFDYNIYDGVAIGLKMYNKAVLSKNLAYKISPKYGFGSNTIVGSASIYNTHYFDNSNLNAVRYGVGGTTFSYANDLFYRKYTPYLTFYFRDTYLRNNEKQRLNFRYVAVERDRDQLNVVDEPDYGVFNARYIYSNPNLVNYFSGYVDYQLSDSFSKISASATYRKLFLNNRQLNLRVFAGAFLYNDNTNSDYFSFALDRPTDYLFDYNYYGRSEESGLFSQQIIPAEGFFKSKLEPAFANQWMTTLNGSTNIWKWIFAYGDAGLIKNRGSNPKFVYDTGVRASLVADYFEIFFPVYSNNGWEIAQDNYDEKIRFIVTLDIQTLIKLFTREWY
- a CDS encoding LOG family protein, which encodes MTNEQHHKGWNEIKTNDSWALFKIMGEFVNGFERMSQIGPCVSIFGSARTKPDHKYYKLAVDVAEKIVQHGYGVITGGGPGIMEAGNKGAHLAGGTSVGLNIDLPFEQHDNPYIDSDKSLDFDYFFVRKVMFVKYSQGFVVMPGGFGTLDELFEAITLIQTTKIQKFPIILVGTDFWSGLVDWVRNTLLDSFQNISAHDMDLVQVVDTADEVLDILDKFYDEFNLSPNF
- a CDS encoding GlmU family protein yields the protein MNYILFDGAHRDSLLPFTYTRPVAEIRIGILTIREKWEQYLGITTTTVTEDYLSKKWPMVEMEHNIMISASYLPNPNLVEQIKKLKVGQALVHDTEIVAFYTLEDEEKDLEDYQTIEIDSAPITVKHTWDIFSKNGDAIKEDYNLITEDRSSQPLSSSVFAVNPNNIFIEEGAKVFNVSLNAENGPIYIGKDAEVMEGSIIRGPFALCEHASTKLGTKIYGPTTVGPHSKVGGEVNNSVIFSYSNKGHDGFLGNSVLGEWCNIGADSNNSNLKNNYAEVRLWSYETEGFAKTGLQFCGLMMGDHSKCGINTMFNTGTVVGVSSNIFGAGFPRNFVPSFSWGGSAGTQTYLTKKAFEVAEIVMKRREIEFSDDDKAILEHVFEETAKFRRS